A part of Gouania willdenowi chromosome 2, fGouWil2.1, whole genome shotgun sequence genomic DNA contains:
- the LOC114476437 gene encoding T-cell surface antigen CD2-like — translation MRAKMAFVSSVFFFLLCCSFLSPTDSEESCDYYAAVGANWHVPLDYELIASDNLKWTHKQEIVFNRIGNSFLIKKKDVDERGFLKLTNLSFKDSGEYTPTVFRNGQSVGALTSRKLCVLAPVQKPTLNMTCEEREPGNHVVKFSCLIKEELQSIKDKSVSVSWYKNTEVLPDARAMVLVKQAESVEKDSFTCNVSNRISFAVSAPVTQTCYESMFPDTIFGISIWVFVAGGGGIVLVLIVIVIVCSIKARRSRHRKIKEEAELRLQWANTAQQQQQQRQCAHPHNPHNGHHEHQHQHHHHRKQQKQQKQQQPGGHTGPRKHRSKPRPRAPESSSSHPPSHPQRAPQAQSGQNTDSEQPPPLPNPRTKGLKTQRV, via the exons ATGAGGGCGAAGATGGCTTTTGTCTCCTCCGTCTTTTTCTTTCTGCTCTGCTGCTCCTTTCTCTCTCCAACAG ATTCAGAGGAGAGCTGTGATTATTACGCTGCGGTGGGAGCAAACTGGCATGTGCCTTTAGACTATGAACTCATCGCGTCGGACAATTTAAAATGGACACACAAACAGGAAATAGTCTTTAATCGAATTGGCAACagctttttgattaaaaaaaaggatgtaGACGAGAGAGGGTTCCTGAAGCTGACTAATCTGAGCTTTAAGGACTCAGGGGAATACACCCCAACGGTATTCCGTAACGGGCAGTCAGTGGGGGCTCTGACGAGTCGGAAGCTCTGTGTGTTGG CACCAGTGCAGAAACCGACTCTCAACATGACCTGCGAGGAGCGAGAACCAGGAAACCATGTCGTCAAATTCTCCTGTTTGATTAAAGAG GAACTGCAGTCGATAAAGGACAAGAGCGTCAGTGTTTCATGGTACAAGAATACCGAGGTGTTGCCTGACGCCAGGGCCATGGTTCTGGTGAAACAAGCAGAAAGTGTGGAAAAAGACTCTTTCACCTGCAACGTTTCCAATCGCATCAGCTTTGCTGTCAGCGCGCCGGTCACGCAAACCTGCTACGAGTCAA TGTTCCCAGATACAATCTTTGGAATCAGTATCTGGGTGTTCGTTGCAGGTGGAGGAG GGATTGTTCTGGTGTTGATCGTCATCGTTATCGTCTGCTCCATCAAGGCTAGACGCTCGAGGCACAGGAAAATAAAGG aggaggcggagcttcgTTTGCAGTGGGCCAACAcagcgcagcagcagcagcagcagcgccaATGTGCTCATCCACATAATCCTCATAATGGTCATCATGAACACCAacatcagcatcatcatcaccggaagcagcagaagcagcagaagcagcagcagccaggGGGTCACACTGGACCACGAAAACATCGCTCCAAACCTCGGCCCCGAGCCCCCGAATCCTCCAGCAGCCATCCTCCCTCACACCCCCAAAGGGCCCCCCAG GCTCAGTCGGGTCAGAACACGGACAGCGAGcagcctcctcctcttcctaACCCCAGGACCAAAGGCCTAAAAACTCAGCGAGTGTGA